The Thermoanaerobaculia bacterium genome has a window encoding:
- the pstS gene encoding phosphate ABC transporter substrate-binding protein PstS, which translates to MTRVAKILAVAAAALFGAVSAGAQTIQLNGAGSTFGTPIYTKWFSEYNKIHPNVQINYQSIGSGGGIQQVTAHTVDFGASDGPMTPEQMAKAPGIMHFPTVLGGVVPMYNIPGVKVDLRFTGPVLANIYLGRITKWNDPAIAKLNPGVKFPALPIAVVHRADGSGTTYIWADYLSRVSPEWKTKVGVSTSLKWPVGVGGKGSEGVSGQVRQQPGAIGYVELIYALQNHIAYGFVQNADGKFLKATLGGVTAAAAAAARKMPADFRVSIVNAPGPDAYPIASFTWLLVYRHPSDAVRGKIMKDFLHWMLGDGQKYCADLGYAPLPREVIRMEEAAVDKLQQ; encoded by the coding sequence ATGACTCGAGTAGCGAAGATCCTGGCCGTGGCGGCAGCCGCCCTGTTCGGAGCGGTTTCCGCAGGCGCCCAGACCATCCAGTTGAACGGCGCCGGTTCGACGTTCGGAACGCCGATCTACACGAAGTGGTTCTCCGAATACAACAAGATCCACCCGAACGTGCAGATCAACTATCAGTCGATCGGATCGGGGGGAGGAATCCAACAGGTCACCGCCCATACGGTCGATTTCGGGGCGTCGGACGGGCCGATGACGCCGGAGCAGATGGCCAAGGCGCCCGGCATCATGCATTTCCCGACGGTGCTCGGCGGAGTCGTGCCGATGTACAACATTCCCGGCGTCAAGGTGGATCTGAGATTCACCGGGCCCGTGCTGGCGAACATCTATCTGGGCCGAATCACGAAATGGAACGATCCCGCGATCGCGAAGCTCAATCCGGGTGTCAAATTCCCCGCGCTTCCGATCGCCGTCGTCCACCGGGCCGACGGCTCGGGCACGACCTACATCTGGGCCGACTATCTTTCGCGGGTCTCCCCGGAGTGGAAGACGAAGGTCGGCGTATCGACGTCGCTCAAGTGGCCCGTCGGCGTCGGCGGAAAGGGGAGCGAGGGAGTCTCCGGGCAGGTCCGCCAGCAGCCGGGCGCGATCGGCTACGTCGAGCTCATTTACGCCCTCCAGAACCACATCGCATACGGTTTCGTCCAGAACGCCGACGGCAAGTTCCTCAAGGCGACTCTCGGCGGGGTCACGGCCGCCGCCGCCGCCGCGGCTCGGAAAATGCCGGCGGACTTCCGCGTGTCGATCGTGAACGCGCCCGGTCCCGACGCCTATCCGATCGCGTCGTTCACCTGGCTGCTCGTGTATCGGCACCCGAGCGATGCCGTCCGCGGAAAGATCATGAAGGACTTCCTCCACTGGATGCTCGGGGACGGCCAGAAGTACTGCGCCGACCTCGGTTATGCTCCCCTTCCGCGCGAAGTGATCCGGATGGAAGAAGCCGCGGTCGACAAGCTGCAGCAGTGA
- a CDS encoding porin — protein sequence MRLPTRNILTTIVVGIAAVALAASAAAQETVEGTPSFKIGATIFSDYTYNDEPTTTDANGDTVHPNAFNVSRAYINVTGNLSRMISFRITPDINRETSSTSSNNGSLVFRLKYAFAQFDLSKALGSGGSWAKLGLQTAPWIDYDEGIYRYRFQGPTFVDAEGYLASSDFGLSGHYSFPSNYGDVHVGVYNGDGYNHTELNDQKSIQIRASLRPAPGVEGVKGLRINGYYDTDHYVDSNKRERYIVGATYESAYLNAGGYYLDAKDQKTAASAETHAKGYTVWANPRTPFGLEALVRYDDLKPDDTVSGRKKRVIGGVAYWFPTFKGVQTAVMLDYTNVRYEASLTNPDEKRWAVHTLINF from the coding sequence ATGAGGCTTCCAACGAGGAACATCCTGACGACGATCGTCGTCGGAATCGCCGCCGTCGCTCTCGCGGCTTCGGCCGCGGCGCAGGAGACGGTGGAGGGGACACCGAGTTTCAAGATCGGCGCGACGATCTTCTCGGACTACACCTACAACGACGAACCGACGACGACCGACGCCAACGGCGACACGGTCCACCCGAACGCCTTCAACGTCAGCCGCGCCTACATCAACGTGACCGGGAACCTCTCTCGGATGATCTCGTTCCGGATCACTCCCGACATCAACCGGGAGACGAGCTCCACGAGCTCGAACAACGGCAGCCTCGTCTTCCGGCTCAAGTACGCGTTCGCTCAGTTCGATCTGTCGAAAGCGCTCGGTTCCGGCGGCTCCTGGGCGAAACTCGGCCTGCAGACGGCTCCGTGGATCGACTACGACGAAGGAATCTATCGGTACCGCTTCCAGGGGCCGACGTTCGTGGACGCGGAAGGGTATCTGGCCTCCTCCGACTTCGGCCTGTCGGGCCACTACAGCTTTCCTTCCAACTACGGCGACGTTCACGTCGGCGTCTACAACGGCGACGGGTACAACCACACGGAGCTCAACGACCAGAAGTCGATCCAGATCCGCGCCTCGCTGCGGCCGGCGCCGGGGGTCGAGGGGGTCAAGGGGCTGCGGATCAACGGCTACTACGACACCGATCACTACGTCGACAGCAACAAGAGGGAGCGCTACATCGTCGGCGCGACGTACGAGAGCGCGTATCTGAATGCCGGCGGCTACTATCTCGATGCGAAAGACCAGAAGACCGCCGCGTCGGCGGAGACGCACGCCAAGGGTTACACGGTCTGGGCGAATCCGCGCACCCCGTTCGGCCTCGAAGCGCTCGTCCGCTACGACGATCTCAAGCCCGACGACACCGTGAGCGGCCGCAAGAAGCGGGTGATCGGCGGCGTCGCCTACTGGTTCCCGACGTTCAAGGGGGTCCAGACGGCCGTGATGCTCGACTACACCAACGTCCGCTACGAGGCGTCCCTCACGAACCCCGACGAGAAACGCTGGGCCGTCCACACCCTCATTAACTTCTAA